The following coding sequences are from one Diospyros lotus cultivar Yz01 chromosome 7, ASM1463336v1, whole genome shotgun sequence window:
- the LOC127805896 gene encoding adenylate isopentenyltransferase-like, translating into MRLPNNFPTICYHHHPPSYYFFYFYYSHKLLSPPPFSPFPSTKLAAARRTSFTAAAASRRHRRVDFCLHHEQQQQQQKVVVIMGATGSGKSKLSIDLATRFFATEIVNSDKMQVYCGLDITTNKIPMRDRRGVPHHLLGDVRHPDTLAPADFRRLAASAISGIASRHKLPLVVGGSNSFIYALAVKHFDPESDVFRDSDPDPVSTQLRYDCCFIWVDVAMPVLDQYLCKRVDEMLDSGMVDELGDYFGSDPGPSRGGLGKAIGVPEFEAYFRKFGGGSSRGGDGVGGGTKEWKGDDPVRRAVYEEAVRAIKDNTCQLSMRQVGKIERLRRAGWHLQRLDATAAFEAAMAGGATAAIWERQVMEPSVKIVKRFLAERCKGRWQFWPMKWLAGEDD; encoded by the exons ATGAGACTACCGAACAATTTCCCAACCATCTGTTATCATCACCATCCTCCATCTTACTATTTTTTCTACTTCTATTATTCCCACAAACTCCTTTCTCCCCCTCCTTTCTCGCCTTTTCCGTCCACCAAACTGGCGGCGGCGAGGAGGACTTCCTTCACAGCCGCCGCCGCCAGTCGCCGGCACCGCAGAGTCGACTTTTGCCTTCACCacgagcagcagcagcagcagcagaaggTTGTTGTGATCATGGGGGCAACAGGGTCGGGAAAATCGAAGCTGTCCATCGACCTGGCGACTCGATTCTTCGCCACCGAAATCGTGAACTCCGACAAAATGCAAGTCTACTGCGGCCTCGACATCACCACCAACAAGATCCCAATGCGCGACCGCCGCGGCGTTCCGCACCACCTCCTTGGTGACGTGCGCCACCCCGACACCCTCGCCCCCGCTGACTTTCGCCGCCTCGCCGCCTCCGCCATCTCCGGCATCGCCTCCCGCCACAAGCTTCCCCTCGTTGTCGGCGGCTCCAACTCCTTCATCTACGCCCTCGCCGTCAAGCACTTCGACCCGGAGTCCGACGTCTTCCGCGACTCCGACCCGGACCCGGTCTCCACCCAGCTCCGCTACGACTGCTGCTTCATCTGGGTCGACGTCGCGATGCCGGTGTTGGACCAGTACCTGTGCAAGCGGGTCGACGAAATGCTGGACTCGGGCATGGTGGATGAGCTGGGCGACTATTTCGGGTCGGACCCGGGGCCGAGCAGGGGCGGGTTGGGGAAGGCGATAGGCGTGCCGGAATTTGAGGCGTATTTCAGGAAATTCGGTGGTGGTAGCAGTCGTGGAGGTGATGGTGTTGGTGGAGGTACGAAGGAGTGGAAGGGGGATGATCCCGTGAGGAGGGCGGTCTACGAGGAGGCAGTAAGGGCGATCAAGGACAACACGTGTCAGCTGTCGATGAGGCAGGTGGGGAAAATCGAACGGCTGAGGAGGGCCGGGTGGCACCTGCAGAGACTGGACGCCACGGCGGCGTTTGAGGCGGCTATGGCTGGTGGCGCGACCGCAGCTATTTGGGAGAGGCAAGTGATGGAGCCAAGCGTGAAGATTGTGAAGCGTTTCTTGGCGGA GCGGTGCAAAGGGCGCTGGCAGTTTTGGCCTATGAAGTGGTTAGCAGGGGAGGATGATTAA